A stretch of the Streptobacillus ratti genome encodes the following:
- a CDS encoding GTPase: MEKKCKGCGVKLQSDDSKLEGYVPYEKLISSDKIICKRCFRLKHYGENLEKEEDKLSYQIEVKKAIKEADIVMPIFDIIDFESSFTTEIIDLLEDKTILAVINKIDLLPGYIHVAEVSKWVKYYFSENNVYPEDIAFISAKNKYGVNGIFRKIQYIAKNILKKNLDSNIKIAVIGVSNVGKSNLINLLLEKNISTVSKFSGTTKKMLVNKKKTKEYMLTIIDTPGLIPDGRLSDLLNSDISYKLVPSGEISRKTYRLKEKQVFMFENLAYFEINNIPENKTSAIISAYASREVKFHVTNMEKAKELLKNGFFKFLDEENYNKYFSNEFIKNTYTIEENEDFVFAGLGYIEVKRGPLEITAYYPKGVKTLVRKSISKNSDFEEELDEDDLCW, encoded by the coding sequence ATGGAAAAAAAATGTAAAGGTTGTGGTGTTAAACTACAATCAGACGATTCAAAGCTTGAAGGATATGTACCATATGAAAAATTGATTTCAAGTGATAAAATAATTTGCAAAAGATGTTTTAGGTTAAAACATTATGGTGAAAATTTAGAAAAAGAGGAAGATAAATTAAGTTATCAAATAGAAGTAAAAAAAGCTATTAAAGAGGCAGATATAGTAATGCCTATATTTGATATTATTGACTTTGAATCTTCATTTACTACTGAAATCATAGATTTACTTGAAGATAAAACCATACTTGCTGTGATAAATAAAATAGATTTATTACCTGGATATATACATGTAGCCGAAGTATCTAAATGGGTTAAATATTATTTTTCAGAAAATAATGTATATCCTGAAGATATAGCATTTATTTCTGCTAAGAATAAATATGGAGTTAATGGTATATTTAGAAAAATACAATATATAGCCAAAAATATTTTGAAAAAGAATTTGGATAGCAATATTAAGATTGCTGTAATAGGTGTATCAAATGTTGGTAAATCTAATTTAATAAATTTATTACTTGAAAAAAATATTAGTACAGTATCTAAATTTTCTGGAACTACAAAAAAAATGTTAGTAAATAAGAAAAAAACTAAGGAATATATGTTGACAATAATAGATACTCCTGGATTAATTCCTGATGGTAGATTATCTGATTTATTAAATTCAGATATATCATATAAATTAGTACCTAGTGGTGAAATTTCAAGAAAAACATATAGACTTAAAGAAAAACAAGTATTCATGTTTGAAAATTTAGCATATTTTGAAATTAATAACATACCTGAAAATAAAACGAGTGCTATAATTTCTGCATATGCTTCAAGAGAAGTTAAATTCCATGTTACTAATATGGAAAAAGCAAAAGAATTATTAAAAAATGGATTTTTTAAATTTTTAGATGAAGAAAACTATAATAAATATTTTTCAAATGAGTTTATAAAAAATACTTACACAATAGAGGAAAATGAAGATTTTGTATTTGCTGGACTTGGATATATTGAAGTTAAAAGAGGTCCATTAGAAATTACTGCATATTATCCAAAAGGAGTAAAAACATTAGTAAGAAAGAGTATATCAAAAAATTCTGATTTTGAAGAAGAACTAGATGAGGATGATTTATGTTGGTAA
- a CDS encoding MBL fold metallo-hydrolase — translation MKVAVLGSSSSGNSTFVEVGGVKLLVDVGFSLKKIIEKLESINEKLEDIYAVFITHEHIDHVKSLGPLLRKTNAQVYIHEDSYNVIKSKLGKYDEERIIFLNKREVYIENACIINFDLTHDAEHCLGYSFIENNKKFVYITDAGYVTKAMELQCQNADVIAIESNYDYDLLMSGSYPWDIKSRIKGKFGHLSNQDCLKLLRNSYTEKLKKIFLMHLSEENNMPSLAIHNIKKEYKKIDIEVSDENVTSIFEI, via the coding sequence ATGAAAGTTGCAGTATTAGGAAGTAGCAGTAGTGGTAATTCAACATTTGTAGAAGTCGGTGGAGTAAAATTACTAGTAGATGTAGGTTTTAGTTTAAAGAAAATAATTGAAAAACTTGAAAGTATAAATGAAAAATTAGAAGATATTTATGCTGTTTTCATAACACATGAACATATAGACCATGTTAAGTCATTAGGACCATTACTTAGAAAAACAAATGCACAAGTATATATACATGAAGATTCATATAATGTTATAAAATCAAAATTAGGTAAATATGATGAAGAAAGAATAATATTTTTAAATAAAAGAGAAGTATATATTGAAAATGCGTGTATAATAAATTTTGATTTAACACATGATGCCGAACATTGTCTAGGTTATTCATTTATAGAAAATAATAAAAAGTTTGTATATATAACGGATGCTGGATATGTTACTAAAGCTATGGAGCTTCAATGTCAAAATGCAGATGTAATAGCTATAGAAAGTAATTATGATTATGACTTATTAATGTCTGGATCTTATCCTTGGGATATAAAAAGTAGAATTAAGGGTAAATTTGGTCATTTGAGTAATCAAGATTGCTTGAAGTTATTAAGAAATAGTTATACAGAAAAATTAAAGAAAATATTTTTAATGCACTTAAGTGAAGAAAATAATATGCCATCACTTGCAATTCATAATATAAAAAAAGAGTATAAGAAAATTGATATAGAAGTTTCAGATGAAAATGTTACTAGTATTTTTGAAATTTAG
- a CDS encoding uracil-DNA glycosylase family protein, with amino-acid sequence MWKELEYRIRTLSVYRNYKGNEEIMLGQGNKESKIMLILPDVEKEALDNGNILDSNNGKVIQNIFKYLGIDTDNIYITSLYKLDKNFIRYDLNSIEELLDVLITEIMYVNPKYIVTVGEEVFNILISDALGKDNKKMNVNINKCVGNIYEYFEKVLIPIYDVSYISKAKKEEKFKIVEVLKLIKENK; translated from the coding sequence ATGTGGAAAGAATTAGAATATAGGATTAGAACATTAAGTGTTTATAGAAACTATAAAGGTAATGAAGAAATTATGTTAGGTCAAGGAAACAAAGAATCTAAAATAATGTTGATATTACCTGATGTAGAAAAAGAAGCTTTAGATAATGGAAATATACTTGATAGTAATAATGGTAAAGTTATACAAAATATTTTTAAATATTTAGGTATAGATACTGATAATATATATATTACTTCATTATATAAATTAGATAAAAATTTTATTAGATATGATTTAAATTCTATAGAAGAATTATTAGATGTCCTTATAACAGAAATTATGTATGTTAATCCAAAATATATAGTAACTGTAGGTGAAGAGGTCTTTAATATATTAATATCAGATGCTTTAGGTAAAGATAATAAAAAAATGAATGTAAATATAAATAAGTGTGTTGGAAATATTTATGAATATTTTGAAAAAGTCCTAATACCTATATATGATGTATCATATATATCAAAAGCAAAAAAAGAAGAAAAATTTAAAATAGTAGAAGTGTTAAAACTAATTAAGGAGAATAAATAA
- the ychF gene encoding redox-regulated ATPase YchF — protein sequence MIGIGIVGLPNVGKSTLFNAITKTQNAEAANYPFATIEPNVGIVSVPDKRLNEIAEIINPKRILGASVEFVDIAGLVKGASSGEGLGNQFLSNIRNTKAICQVVRCFEDENIIHVEGSVDPIRDIEIINSELILADIDTVEKAIVKNLKLSRTNKEAKILVDTLEKCKKVLEEYKMLSSFDFTEEELNVIKTYQFLTLKPMMFGLNISEDDLVNGTENEHMKRVREYAESIKAECVSFSAKVESELIEIEDEDERNEFIESLGIKEPSLNRFIRAGFKLLGLISYFTAGEQEVRAWTIEQGTLAPKAASEIHSDIERGFIRAEVVAYDKFIEYKGWSGSKEKGAMRLEGKEYLVKDGDVMFFRFNV from the coding sequence ATGATAGGAATTGGAATAGTAGGATTACCAAATGTAGGTAAATCGACGTTGTTTAATGCTATAACAAAAACTCAAAATGCAGAAGCTGCAAATTATCCTTTTGCAACGATTGAACCAAATGTTGGTATAGTTTCTGTGCCAGATAAAAGATTAAATGAAATTGCAGAGATAATTAACCCTAAAAGAATATTGGGAGCTTCAGTAGAATTTGTTGATATAGCAGGATTAGTAAAAGGTGCATCAAGTGGAGAGGGATTAGGTAACCAATTTTTAAGTAATATTAGAAATACTAAAGCTATATGTCAAGTTGTAAGATGTTTTGAAGATGAAAATATTATACATGTTGAAGGAAGTGTAGATCCAATTAGAGATATTGAAATAATTAATAGTGAATTAATACTAGCTGATATAGACACTGTTGAAAAAGCTATAGTAAAAAATTTAAAGCTTTCAAGAACAAATAAAGAAGCTAAAATATTAGTTGATACATTAGAAAAATGTAAAAAAGTATTAGAAGAATACAAGATGTTATCAAGTTTTGATTTTACAGAAGAAGAATTAAATGTAATAAAAACATATCAATTCTTAACATTAAAACCTATGATGTTTGGATTAAATATATCTGAAGATGATTTAGTAAATGGAACTGAAAATGAACATATGAAAAGGGTTAGAGAATATGCTGAAAGTATAAAAGCAGAATGTGTTTCTTTTTCAGCTAAGGTTGAATCAGAATTAATAGAAATAGAAGATGAAGATGAAAGAAATGAATTTATTGAAAGCTTAGGAATAAAAGAACCTAGTTTAAATAGATTTATAAGAGCAGGATTTAAATTACTTGGATTAATTTCATATTTTACTGCTGGAGAACAAGAAGTTAGAGCATGGACTATAGAACAAGGGACTCTTGCTCCTAAAGCAGCAAGTGAAATACATTCTGATATAGAAAGAGGATTTATTAGAGCTGAAGTAGTGGCATATGATAAATTTATTGAATATAAAGGATGGTCAGGTAGTAAAGAAAAAGGTGCAATGAGATTAGAAGGAAAAGAATATTTAGTTAAAGATGGAGATGTAATGTTCTTTAGATTTAATGTGTAA